A part of Vulcanisaeta moutnovskia 768-28 genomic DNA contains:
- the dnaG gene encoding DNA primase DnaG, producing MGALTIVAKYLVVANVEVQGTVEKYDIIGALFSQTEGLLGNELDLRELQMNGRIGRIEVETEYKGDKTIGKVYIPSNLDRYETALVAAMIETVDKVGPYNAKVQVVEIKDLREEKRKRIFDRARELLKLVEHEALPDTKELITKFMENIRETEVIEYGPEKLPAGSEVDKADTVIIVEGRADVLNLVKHGFKNVIGLGGSSGGVPKTVIELSKKKTTIAFVDGDRGGEMLLKELLKYADIDYIAKAPPGKEVEQLTAKEITKALRNKVPAEEYLASLEKKERKMIEEARQAQTQQEIPQAQAIEVPIQEQPQQTEKVQVTPQPQQVQAVTPVQATTPQPAPQPQQASLELPQLPQNIIDEMKKLSGTLEAVIYDDHWTEVKRIPVRDLVDTLQQLPNAYAVVFDGVCTQRLVDVASSKGVKLLIMSRVGNITKVPTDMLILTIDEYLSKVNTETKQ from the coding sequence ATGGGAGCCTTAACAATTGTGGCTAAGTACCTAGTAGTCGCTAATGTGGAGGTTCAGGGAACTGTGGAGAAGTACGACATAATAGGCGCATTATTCAGCCAAACAGAGGGACTTTTAGGCAATGAACTTGATTTGAGGGAACTTCAAATGAATGGCAGGATTGGCAGGATAGAGGTTGAGACCGAGTATAAGGGTGATAAGACCATTGGTAAGGTCTACATACCATCGAACCTGGATAGGTATGAAACTGCCCTTGTGGCTGCAATGATAGAGACTGTGGATAAGGTAGGGCCTTACAACGCTAAGGTTCAGGTGGTTGAGATTAAGGATCTCAGGGAGGAGAAGAGGAAGAGGATCTTTGATAGGGCTAGGGAGTTGCTTAAGCTTGTTGAGCATGAGGCATTACCCGATACTAAGGAGTTGATTACGAAGTTTATGGAGAACATTAGGGAAACCGAGGTTATTGAGTATGGACCAGAAAAATTACCTGCAGGGTCTGAAGTGGATAAGGCTGATACAGTAATAATTGTTGAAGGTAGAGCAGACGTACTTAATCTAGTTAAGCATGGGTTTAAGAACGTAATAGGCCTTGGAGGATCAAGCGGTGGTGTTCCGAAAACCGTGATTGAATTAAGTAAGAAAAAGACCACAATCGCCTTTGTTGATGGAGATAGAGGTGGTGAAATGCTACTTAAGGAGTTGCTTAAGTATGCTGATATTGATTACATAGCTAAGGCGCCGCCTGGTAAGGAAGTTGAACAATTAACGGCTAAGGAAATAACAAAGGCACTTAGAAATAAGGTACCTGCTGAGGAGTACCTAGCGAGCCTTGAGAAGAAAGAAAGGAAGATGATTGAGGAAGCAAGACAAGCACAGACACAGCAGGAAATACCACAGGCACAGGCAATAGAAGTTCCAATTCAGGAACAACCGCAACAAACCGAGAAAGTTCAAGTAACACCACAGCCACAGCAGGTGCAAGCAGTAACTCCGGTACAAGCTACCACTCCACAACCAGCACCTCAGCCTCAGCAGGCAAGCCTTGAATTACCTCAATTGCCTCAGAATATTATTGATGAGATGAAGAAATTGAGCGGAACCCTAGAGGCAGTAATATATGATGACCACTGGACTGAGGTAAAGAGGATACCCGTGAGAGACCTTGTTGATACACTGCAGCAATTACCCAATGCATATGCCGTTGTGTTTGATGGCGTCTGCACACAACGCCTAGTGGATGTTGCATCAAGCAAAGGCGTCAAGTTACTAATTATGTCGAGAGTGGGCAACATAACGAAGGTACCCACTGACATGCTAATACTAACCATAGATGAGTACCTAAGTAAGGTAAATACTGAAACCAAGCAATGA
- the map gene encoding type II methionyl aminopeptidase, whose translation MPSDLVRIYERLGVIARDALNYAMSMVEPGMPILELCERVENRIRQSGAKPAFPVNVSVNEVAAHYTATIGDKSVIPKGAIVKIDLGAHIDGYIVDTAVTVTFNPMYNQLVKSSMKALEAAQLIMKPGVTLTSVGAQIERAIRSFGFKPIKNLSGHLIRKYVLHAGKSIPNYDNGDKQKIVEGEVYAVEPFSTNGAGYVDDGPQVTIYHLLKNPSPTDPHYDVLSYISSEIGPLPFTPRWLVPRFGDKVGDLINELYVKGHIYGYPVLIEHGKGLVAQVEDTFMITRDGAIPVVNVLSLLK comes from the coding sequence GTGCCTTCGGACCTAGTGAGGATTTATGAGAGACTTGGTGTTATTGCAAGGGATGCGCTTAATTATGCGATGTCAATGGTGGAACCTGGAATGCCGATACTTGAGCTATGTGAGAGGGTTGAGAATAGGATTAGGCAAAGTGGTGCAAAGCCAGCATTCCCTGTTAATGTAAGTGTTAATGAAGTTGCTGCCCACTACACAGCGACTATAGGCGATAAATCAGTAATACCTAAGGGCGCCATTGTTAAGATAGACCTTGGTGCGCATATCGACGGCTACATAGTGGACACAGCGGTTACGGTTACATTTAATCCAATGTATAATCAATTAGTTAAGTCCTCTATGAAAGCACTAGAGGCTGCTCAATTAATCATGAAACCTGGCGTTACATTAACGTCAGTGGGTGCGCAAATAGAGAGGGCTATAAGGTCCTTCGGGTTTAAGCCCATTAAGAACCTAAGTGGGCATTTAATAAGAAAATATGTACTTCACGCTGGTAAGTCAATTCCCAATTATGATAATGGTGATAAGCAGAAGATAGTTGAGGGTGAGGTGTATGCTGTCGAGCCTTTCTCAACGAATGGAGCTGGTTATGTAGATGATGGGCCGCAAGTCACGATTTACCACCTACTTAAGAACCCAAGCCCTACAGATCCTCACTATGACGTGCTCTCATACATAAGTAGTGAGATTGGACCGTTGCCATTCACCCCAAGGTGGCTTGTTCCTAGGTTTGGCGATAAAGTTGGTGATTTAATAAACGAGTTATACGTAAAGGGTCATATTTATGGTTACCCCGTGTTGATAGAGCATGGTAAAGGCTTAGTGGCTCAAGTTGAGGATACATTTATGATAACCAGGGATGGTGCGATACCAGTAGTTAATGTGCTATCATTACTAAAGTAA
- the uppS gene encoding polyprenyl diphosphate synthase, with protein sequence MPGAVPVHVGVIPDGNRRWARKVGLPITEAYRIGSDKVEEFLDWSLDFGIKVVTVYVLSTENFLRRSKLELDLLYSLLKEKLIKIRRDVRIHRNRVRVRVIGRTWLLPEDVRREIELTEETTADYSDHYLNLAVVYGGRQEIIDAMKKLLIDYNSGKVNISDLDENALFKYLYVNDEPYPEPDLVIRTGGEHRISNFLLYETAYSELYILNKYWPEITREDLKQAIDEYERRERRFGR encoded by the coding sequence ATGCCAGGTGCAGTACCAGTACATGTTGGTGTTATACCAGATGGGAATAGGAGGTGGGCTAGGAAGGTTGGATTACCAATAACAGAGGCCTATAGAATTGGCTCAGATAAGGTTGAGGAGTTTCTAGATTGGTCTTTGGATTTTGGTATAAAGGTTGTTACAGTGTACGTATTATCCACCGAAAACTTCCTTAGAAGATCCAAGCTGGAACTTGATCTACTGTATAGTTTGTTAAAGGAGAAACTGATCAAGATTAGAAGAGATGTGAGGATTCATAGGAATAGGGTTAGGGTTAGGGTCATTGGTAGGACTTGGCTCTTACCTGAGGATGTACGTAGAGAAATAGAACTTACTGAGGAGACTACGGCAGATTACTCAGATCATTATTTAAACCTGGCGGTGGTTTATGGTGGTAGGCAGGAAATAATTGATGCAATGAAGAAATTGCTTATTGATTATAATAGTGGTAAAGTAAACATTAGTGACCTTGATGAAAATGCGTTATTTAAGTACCTATACGTGAATGATGAGCCCTACCCTGAACCAGACCTAGTAATTAGGACTGGAGGAGAACATAGGATAAGTAATTTCCTGCTATATGAAACTGCATACTCCGAACTCTACATCCTGAATAAATATTGGCCAGAAATAACCAGAGAGGATCTTAAGCAAGCAATTGACGAGTATGAAAGGAGAGAAAGGAGGTTTGGCAGGTAA
- the agl3 gene encoding UDP-sulfoquinovose synthase, whose product MRVLILGIDGYLGWALTLRLIRKGHEIVGVDNFYTRRAVNEVGSDSALPILSMQDRIRAIEEIFGARLEFIEGDVANYDLVRKVVERYRPDTIVHFAEQRSAPYSMIDVNHAKYTIINNLTSTLNVIYAVKEVRRDIHILKMGTLGEYGYPAFRIPEDAFIDAIIQGVRDRITVPRWAGSWYHWSKVFDSYMLLYANKLWGLTITDFHQGPVYGTRTTDIISEELFTRFDVDDVWGTVINRFCAEAVVNHPLTIYGSGLQKKGFTSLEDTITALAALIENPPELGEFRTVHHYREIKTLNEMAELVRRAAKQVLGYEPEITHLPNPRVEPEEDLLYEPEKRVLPKLGIYRLTRVMEDEVVTMLKDLKPYTDRIKRIEALFKPRIKWRD is encoded by the coding sequence ATGAGAGTATTAATACTTGGTATTGATGGGTATTTGGGCTGGGCATTGACATTAAGGCTAATTAGGAAAGGACACGAGATTGTTGGCGTTGATAATTTCTATACAAGAAGGGCCGTGAATGAGGTTGGCTCTGACTCGGCATTACCCATACTCTCAATGCAGGATAGGATTAGGGCTATTGAGGAGATCTTTGGCGCCAGGTTAGAGTTTATTGAGGGTGATGTCGCTAATTATGACTTGGTAAGGAAGGTCGTTGAGAGGTATAGACCCGACACCATTGTTCACTTTGCTGAGCAGAGGTCAGCGCCATACTCAATGATTGATGTTAATCATGCCAAGTACACAATCATTAATAACCTAACGTCAACGCTAAATGTGATATACGCCGTCAAGGAGGTTAGGAGGGATATCCACATATTGAAGATGGGTACCCTGGGTGAGTATGGCTACCCAGCATTTAGGATACCGGAGGATGCCTTTATTGATGCCATTATTCAGGGGGTTAGGGATAGGATTACCGTGCCCAGGTGGGCCGGCTCTTGGTACCACTGGAGTAAGGTGTTTGATTCATACATGCTTCTATACGCGAATAAATTGTGGGGCTTAACAATAACTGATTTTCATCAGGGTCCTGTGTACGGGACTAGGACTACTGACATTATTTCGGAGGAGTTATTCACTAGGTTTGATGTTGATGATGTGTGGGGTACGGTAATAAATAGGTTCTGTGCTGAGGCTGTTGTTAATCATCCATTGACTATATACGGTAGTGGTTTACAGAAGAAGGGTTTCACGTCTCTTGAGGATACAATAACGGCGCTGGCGGCATTAATAGAGAATCCGCCGGAGCTTGGTGAGTTTAGGACTGTGCATCATTATAGGGAGATAAAGACGCTGAATGAAATGGCCGAATTAGTTAGGAGAGCCGCTAAGCAAGTGCTTGGTTATGAACCGGAGATAACGCATCTACCTAATCCAAGGGTTGAGCCTGAGGAGGACTTGCTCTACGAGCCAGAGAAAAGGGTGTTGCCCAAACTCGGTATTTATAGGCTTACTAGGGTAATGGAGGATGAAGTTGTTACAATGCTTAAGGACCTTAAGCCATACACTGATAGGATTAAGAGGATTGAGGCATTGTTTAAGCCGAGGATTAAATGGAGAGATTAG
- a CDS encoding threonine--tRNA ligase encodes MRLLFIHAEDFSYQVRDKAVENPEPLTPELEKGAAKNALVVFVSVEDNDNEEPSYINYVVDEILSVLNEVKASQLVLYPYAHLSPNLARPSKALSVLSAVYNKLRERSPVPVMRAPFGYYKAFDIKCYGHPLSELSKSLSPSMISAQTVQQQAVGKDYYVILTPNGEEYDAMKYQFKPSEDDLKALVEKEVLKMELEGGKEPRYIDYCRKFGFEWESMSDVGHMRYGPAATLMMELVEDYAWKLANELGIPVFKIRGTNMFRRGERAIDEHARLFNERMYTIEGDKDELIMRYAACFQQFAMIKDWVLSYRDIPIGMLEVADSYRYEQPGETVLCFRLRRFYMPDLHIFTKDLKNAMDVALKLHEIIFREVRKLGRDYVSLYNVTKQFYDEHRDYLIELAKREGKPMLIRIMPEQKYYWVLNVEFHIVDELRRPREIATFQFDVGNAQRFGIKYRDENGEIRYPVIIHTAIIGSVERYIYALLDTAAITESKGEIPRLPTWVSPIQVRVIPISKEHLTFANEIVSRLEDRMIRVDIDDRFDETLAKRVRDAETFWVPYIVVIGDREVKTGKLSVRVRGVQKPIEMGIDEFTSKIEEEIKGYPRRPLTMPKYLSMRPASVIT; translated from the coding sequence ATGAGGTTATTATTCATACATGCAGAGGATTTTTCATACCAGGTTAGGGATAAGGCTGTTGAAAACCCTGAACCATTAACACCAGAACTTGAGAAGGGCGCCGCAAAGAACGCGCTTGTGGTTTTTGTGAGCGTTGAGGATAACGATAATGAGGAACCCAGCTATATAAATTACGTCGTTGATGAAATATTAAGTGTATTAAATGAGGTTAAGGCGTCACAATTAGTCCTATATCCGTACGCGCACTTAAGCCCTAACCTTGCAAGGCCAAGTAAAGCATTAAGCGTTTTATCGGCTGTTTATAATAAATTGAGAGAGAGATCACCAGTTCCTGTAATGAGAGCACCATTTGGATACTATAAGGCATTTGACATTAAATGCTATGGGCATCCACTCTCAGAGCTCAGTAAGTCGCTTAGTCCTAGCATGATTAGTGCACAGACAGTTCAGCAACAGGCTGTGGGTAAGGATTACTACGTTATATTGACTCCTAATGGTGAGGAATACGACGCTATGAAATATCAATTCAAGCCTAGTGAGGATGACTTGAAGGCTTTGGTTGAGAAGGAGGTGCTGAAGATGGAGCTTGAGGGTGGTAAGGAACCTAGGTATATCGATTACTGCCGTAAATTCGGCTTTGAATGGGAATCCATGAGTGATGTGGGTCACATGAGGTATGGACCAGCAGCAACATTAATGATGGAGCTCGTTGAGGACTATGCATGGAAATTAGCGAATGAACTTGGCATACCCGTGTTTAAGATCAGGGGTACTAACATGTTTAGGCGTGGTGAGAGAGCTATTGATGAGCATGCCAGGTTGTTCAATGAGAGGATGTATACGATTGAGGGCGATAAGGACGAGTTGATAATGAGGTATGCCGCCTGCTTCCAGCAATTTGCAATGATTAAGGACTGGGTGTTGAGTTATAGGGATATTCCCATTGGTATGCTTGAGGTTGCTGATAGCTATAGGTATGAGCAACCTGGCGAGACCGTGCTATGCTTTAGGCTCAGGAGGTTTTACATGCCTGACCTGCACATTTTTACGAAGGATCTAAAGAACGCAATGGATGTTGCCCTGAAGCTTCATGAGATAATATTTAGGGAGGTTAGGAAGTTGGGTAGGGACTACGTGAGCCTATACAACGTCACTAAGCAATTCTACGATGAACATAGGGATTACCTAATCGAGTTGGCTAAGCGTGAGGGCAAGCCGATGCTCATCAGGATAATGCCAGAGCAGAAGTACTACTGGGTCCTCAATGTTGAGTTTCACATAGTTGATGAATTGAGGAGGCCTAGGGAGATAGCCACGTTCCAGTTCGATGTTGGTAACGCTCAGAGGTTTGGTATTAAGTATAGGGATGAGAATGGGGAGATTAGGTACCCGGTGATTATACATACGGCGATAATAGGTAGTGTTGAGAGATACATATACGCGCTCCTTGACACGGCGGCAATAACCGAGTCTAAGGGTGAGATCCCAAGATTACCAACGTGGGTTTCACCAATACAGGTTAGAGTAATACCGATTAGCAAGGAGCACTTGACCTTTGCAAACGAAATTGTCTCAAGACTTGAGGATAGGATGATCAGGGTTGATATTGATGACAGGTTTGATGAGACACTAGCCAAGAGGGTTAGGGACGCGGAAACCTTCTGGGTGCCCTATATCGTAGTCATTGGCGATAGGGAAGTTAAGACTGGTAAATTAAGCGTTAGGGTTAGGGGTGTGCAAAAGCCCATTGAGATGGGCATTGACGAGTTTACCAGCAAGATTGAGGAGGAGATTAAGGGTTACCCGAGAAGACCACTTACGATGCCTAAGTACTTAAGCATGAGACCTGCAAGCGTAATAACCTAA
- a CDS encoding DUF981 family protein: MAGLFTDPLDIWLMILGITLITAAYGVFMNFIRRPRIAADGSRAETVERIQGVTACININKCLSIFFISVGIYALITGLWASMTWPLPSSYNLVFSDAWPIFGLVTLMLGLAMYIGADLRYLALPIALFSIPVIVYGVDILVHGLTTEPLFASAMYLFLGIAMLISPGAMLPRNNAGRYVGVLVMVLLILSGILAFFIGISATFEHTLIWAKWAPWYGVSG; this comes from the coding sequence ATGGCAGGTCTCTTTACGGACCCACTGGACATCTGGCTAATGATACTTGGAATAACACTAATAACCGCAGCGTATGGCGTCTTCATGAACTTCATTAGGAGACCTAGAATAGCCGCTGATGGGTCTAGGGCAGAGACTGTGGAAAGAATTCAGGGAGTTACTGCCTGCATTAATATAAATAAGTGCCTAAGCATCTTTTTCATAAGTGTTGGGATCTACGCACTAATCACTGGTCTTTGGGCTTCAATGACTTGGCCGCTTCCAAGTTCGTACAACCTGGTCTTTTCCGACGCTTGGCCAATCTTTGGCTTAGTAACATTAATGCTTGGCTTAGCAATGTACATAGGTGCTGACTTAAGGTACCTAGCGCTACCCATAGCGTTATTTAGCATACCAGTTATTGTTTATGGTGTTGATATACTAGTACATGGGTTGACTACAGAGCCTTTATTTGCGAGTGCTATGTACCTGTTCCTGGGGATAGCGATGCTAATTAGCCCAGGCGCCATGTTGCCTAGGAATAATGCAGGTAGGTACGTTGGTGTCCTTGTCATGGTCTTACTAATCCTATCCGGTATCCTAGCATTCTTCATAGGTATAAGTGCCACATTTGAACACACATTGATCTGGGCTAAGTGGGCTCCTTGGTATGGCGTGTCAGGCTGA
- a CDS encoding Nre family DNA repair protein gives MVRFSELSPEFWREFRLWRSVGNEISGLSPPGNFIGSMNYPYINVGALVNDGSSDASILDNPEEWFKRGFTQWDIVRLRSRIILSRTRASVNSLNNPIISRIQELSIGRNSVDVEVRLRKLVLRALADDYHAPLGNIGELRDLRITSNVSAENVVERLINDYDVDAETAVIELYRGSIPVSRIQRMFTIGLLGSRRFRRLVPTRWSITAVDSIIGDYLRNRIIEYDEVGQVEVHKMEYMGNRYFVILIPGPWRYELIELKMPGSIWNRDGNSPRVFADYERTRGMKGYAENTGGAFYAIRLGVLEYLNKVGRQASVIAIREVTPEYKVPVGIWQAREAVRNGMGVNIRGFSDVNEAINYVNASLLAGSVWLNHSRLIREFRNDLARFFI, from the coding sequence ATGGTTAGATTTAGCGAATTATCGCCTGAATTCTGGAGAGAATTTAGGCTTTGGCGTAGTGTGGGCAATGAAATCAGTGGTTTATCACCACCTGGAAATTTCATTGGTTCTATGAATTACCCATACATTAATGTTGGTGCATTAGTTAATGACGGTAGCAGTGACGCATCAATACTTGATAACCCAGAGGAGTGGTTTAAACGTGGCTTTACCCAATGGGATATTGTCCGGTTAAGGTCTAGGATAATACTCAGTAGGACGAGGGCTTCAGTTAATTCACTTAATAATCCCATAATTAGTAGGATTCAGGAATTAAGTATTGGGCGTAATTCAGTTGATGTTGAGGTTAGGTTGAGGAAATTGGTGCTTAGGGCGTTGGCTGATGATTATCACGCACCGCTTGGTAATATTGGTGAGTTAAGGGATTTGAGGATAACGTCTAATGTCAGTGCCGAGAATGTGGTTGAGCGGTTAATCAATGACTATGATGTGGATGCCGAGACGGCCGTTATTGAGCTTTACCGTGGCTCAATACCTGTATCCCGTATACAGCGCATGTTTACGATTGGATTGTTAGGCAGTAGGAGATTTAGGAGGTTAGTACCGACAAGGTGGTCTATAACGGCTGTTGATTCAATAATTGGTGATTACCTTAGGAACAGGATTATTGAGTATGATGAGGTTGGGCAGGTAGAGGTTCACAAAATGGAGTACATGGGAAATAGGTATTTTGTAATACTCATACCAGGTCCCTGGAGGTATGAACTTATTGAATTGAAAATGCCCGGCTCGATATGGAATAGAGACGGTAACTCGCCCAGGGTATTCGCAGATTACGAGAGGACAAGGGGCATGAAGGGGTATGCGGAAAACACGGGTGGTGCGTTTTACGCAATTAGGCTTGGTGTCCTTGAGTATCTCAATAAGGTTGGTAGGCAAGCATCTGTGATAGCAATTAGGGAGGTAACACCAGAATATAAGGTTCCTGTGGGCATCTGGCAGGCAAGGGAGGCTGTTAGGAATGGCATGGGGGTTAATATAAGGGGGTTTTCGGACGTTAATGAGGCAATTAATTACGTGAATGCTTCATTATTGGCGGGAAGTGTATGGCTTAATCATAGTCGCCTCATTAGGGAGTTTAGGAATGATTTGGCTAGGTTCTTCATTTAA
- the cyoE gene encoding heme o synthase, with translation MTIKDYIVLMKPRVIWLLILAAIAGYIFAAAPSINAIYVIELALIGLLSTGGSAVFNMYYERNIDAEMTRTRTRPIPAGRVSPGNALIESLILSIIGFILSYLWLGLLPTIFVVLGWFFYAVIYTILLKCRSWSNILIGGVAGNAALLAGWTVARPLDLEAILLSMAIYLWIPAHIWSLVIRAKDDYSRTCIKMLPLEMSEDKAMIMVALLNVLSNIYMLFLYILILKNFIGLVILIITAAWSSYYSIKAIIKPSREVFWQMFKASSPVLTVFLIIGMALSFIK, from the coding sequence GTGACAATTAAGGATTATATAGTACTAATGAAGCCAAGAGTTATTTGGCTACTTATTCTCGCCGCTATAGCTGGGTACATATTCGCCGCGGCACCCAGTATTAATGCAATTTATGTAATAGAACTGGCGCTCATAGGGCTTCTGAGTACTGGTGGTTCTGCAGTATTTAACATGTATTATGAGAGAAATATTGATGCTGAGATGACCAGGACTAGGACTAGGCCAATACCTGCAGGCCGTGTGAGTCCAGGTAATGCATTAATCGAGTCATTGATCTTGTCTATTATTGGATTCATATTATCATATTTATGGCTTGGCTTGTTACCGACGATATTTGTGGTGCTTGGTTGGTTCTTCTATGCAGTAATCTATACAATACTCCTGAAATGCAGGAGTTGGAGTAATATCCTAATTGGTGGTGTGGCTGGTAATGCGGCATTACTGGCTGGGTGGACTGTGGCAAGGCCTTTGGACCTCGAGGCTATCCTATTATCCATGGCCATATACCTATGGATACCCGCACACATATGGAGCCTCGTGATTAGGGCTAAGGATGATTACTCAAGGACTTGCATCAAGATGCTGCCTCTTGAGATGAGTGAGGATAAGGCCATGATAATGGTGGCACTACTAAATGTACTCTCAAACATATACATGCTATTCCTCTACATACTCATACTCAAGAACTTCATTGGATTAGTGATACTAATCATTACAGCAGCCTGGAGCAGTTATTACAGTATTAAGGCCATAATTAAGCCCAGTAGGGAGGTATTCTGGCAAATGTTCAAGGCAAGCTCACCTGTACTAACGGTCTTCCTAATAATCGGCATGGCATTATCATTCATTAAATGA
- a CDS encoding ATP-binding protein, with protein MRVGVIIKAQSPRSFWFRVFDNVEDRINVGTFVTLDNYENRTNGPILARVTRVIRHNYLVDDRVIAQLGSEDVINTFRDYGVDIQYIAQSTLARASIIGYRVGARFSKPLKPPKPMDFVHLPAEGELSRLLRLDNNGVMLVIGNIRSLSIPAELDANKLVSHHCAILAATGGGKSWLAGVIVEELALRAEIPIIIIDPHGEYSAMQVPKFTTDDAKYVSGLVRVYVPGKVDTASLDEYFRSRFGVERRYTRFGINPRALSLRLMEGLLNHYYGLTDAQRRILEEAWQYMGMNNELTSIEEFINDLEKSGGKVVRGYGNELALSTLLTKVRMLVENRPFFITRPGEFYGNEPIRLLDIKDLMEYGIHVLDLSGLDLVDQQALVALILSDIFRASTVRRDKPILIVVEEAHNYAPSVSSSLSTSTLIKIAREGRKFGVGLCIISQRPSKVHPDVLSQCLTQVFKRIINPIDLKYVRNVVEFISDEDLWEVRVLNEDDALVTGLAVPMPLPVKVRDRLTEHGGVTPTLIPRK; from the coding sequence GTGAGGGTTGGTGTTATAATTAAGGCGCAAAGCCCTAGATCATTTTGGTTTAGGGTATTTGATAATGTGGAGGATCGAATAAACGTTGGCACATTCGTAACCCTCGATAATTATGAAAATAGGACTAATGGCCCAATACTCGCCAGGGTAACAAGGGTTATTAGGCATAATTACCTGGTGGATGATAGAGTCATTGCCCAGCTGGGTAGTGAGGATGTGATAAATACCTTTAGGGATTATGGAGTAGATATACAGTATATTGCGCAGTCAACACTAGCCAGAGCATCAATTATTGGTTATAGGGTTGGTGCACGATTTTCTAAACCGCTCAAGCCCCCTAAGCCTATGGATTTTGTGCATTTACCAGCTGAGGGTGAATTAAGTAGGTTACTGAGGCTTGATAATAATGGTGTTATGTTGGTGATCGGTAATATTAGATCACTATCAATACCTGCAGAGCTAGATGCCAATAAGCTGGTTTCTCATCACTGCGCAATACTTGCTGCCACTGGTGGTGGTAAGTCTTGGTTGGCGGGTGTTATAGTTGAGGAATTAGCATTGAGGGCCGAAATACCGATAATAATCATTGATCCACATGGCGAATACTCAGCAATGCAGGTCCCTAAGTTTACCACTGATGACGCCAAGTACGTATCAGGTTTAGTACGGGTTTATGTGCCAGGTAAGGTTGATACCGCAAGCCTTGATGAATACTTCAGGAGTAGGTTTGGTGTTGAGAGGAGATATACCAGGTTTGGTATTAATCCTAGGGCATTATCGTTAAGGCTTATGGAAGGATTACTAAATCATTACTATGGACTTACGGATGCCCAAAGGAGGATTCTTGAGGAGGCTTGGCAGTACATGGGTATGAATAATGAATTAACGAGCATAGAGGAATTCATAAATGACTTAGAGAAGAGCGGTGGTAAGGTCGTTAGGGGTTATGGTAATGAATTAGCATTATCCACATTACTAACCAAGGTCAGGATGCTAGTGGAGAATAGGCCATTCTTTATAACGAGACCTGGCGAATTTTATGGAAATGAACCAATAAGGTTGTTGGATATTAAGGATCTCATGGAGTATGGTATCCACGTACTTGACTTAAGTGGTTTAGACCTAGTGGATCAGCAGGCTCTTGTGGCCTTAATACTAAGTGATATATTTAGGGCATCCACAGTGAGGAGGGACAAGCCTATACTTATCGTCGTTGAGGAAGCGCATAATTATGCTCCATCAGTTAGCTCATCACTTAGTACATCGACGCTAATAAAGATCGCCAGAGAAGGTCGAAAATTCGGTGTTGGGCTCTGCATAATTAGTCAAAGGCCTTCTAAGGTTCACCCTGATGTACTAAGTCAGTGTCTAACACAGGTTTTTAAGAGGATTATTAATCCCATTGATCTTAAGTACGTTAGAAATGTTGTGGAGTTTATCTCTGATGAGGACCTATGGGAGGTAAGGGTTCTTAATGAGGATGATGCCTTGGTAACGGGATTGGCTGTTCCAATGCCATTGCCTGTTAAGGTTAGGGATAGGTTAACTGAGCATGGTGGTGTGACACCAACGCTTATTCCCAGGAAATAA